The region TCCTTGAGATCATAAAGCGACGTTCCGCCCTGGCTACTTGCCGAAAACAGAATCTGGTCGTTCTTGAAATTAGTAGGCTTCAACACCACTCGAACGCCATTTTTCAATGTCCATTCTGTTACGCCGATGTCCTTGATCTGCTTCTCATTCACCACGGGCGATGCCGTGGGCTGGGTTGCCAGCAAGGGACTGTCCAGCGTTTTGTCTTCATAGGCGGTTAGCCCTTTTCCGGCATTGTCGACATAGCCGATAATCTGCTCGACTGTTGGCAGTTTAGCTTTATCTTTTTCGGGTGCCATGACAATGACGGCCCGGTTGTCGTTGTGGATAAACTGATCGACCAGGGCGTTTACTTCGGCGAGTTTAATACCATCCTGCTCTTTTTTGAGGAAGTTGTAGTAGAACTCGATGCTGGTGTAGGGCTCTTTATCGGTGAAGTTCTGAACGTATTCGTTCACGTAATTGACCGACCGGGTTTTGTCGCGCTCGCTATACGCCTGCTCCACGTTGGTCATGAACTCCTGCTTGGCACGGGCCAGCTCGGTCGGGGTAAAGCCAAACTGCTTCACGCGGGCATTCTCGTCGAGTACCGCCCGGATAGCGCGTTCAACGTTGCCTTCTTTCGCCACGGCGATAGACGTAAAGGCGTCGAGATTACCCAGAAAATCGCTGTAGTTGCTGTAGCCTCCCAAAAATGGTGGATTGGCCTGCTGCGTCAGCTCCTGAATCCGGTTGCCGAGCATAGTGTTGAACAGACCCCGCTTGATACTTTCGCGCAAATCACCCAATGTTTTTTCCTTGATTTCGGGCCGCTTGTAAATCACCTGCACGACCGTGTTGGGTTGCTCAGGATCGGTTACGATAACCACTTTGGTGTCTTTATGCGCCGGAATGTCATATTCCGTGCGGGGTTTGGGGCTCTTTACAGCCGGTATCCGACCAAATTTCTCCCGGATAATGCCTTCCACCTGCTTCATGTCGAAGTCGCCAACGGCGATAACGGCCATCAGATCGGGGCGGTACCAGTCTTTGTAAAACTGTCGAAGCACTTCGGGTTTGAAGGTGGTCAGTACCTGCTCGGTACCGATGGGAAGCCGTTTGGCGTATTGTGAGTTGTTCAGCAGAATCGGAAAATACTGGTCCCGCATCCGCTGACCGGCCCCGCGCCCAAGCCGACGTTCTTCCAGAATAACACCCCGCTCTTTGTCGACTTCGGTTGGGTCGATGGTGGCGTTGTGCGCCCAGTCTTCCAGAATCTGAAAGGCGTTGGTAAACACATTGACCGAATCAGTCGGAACGGGCAGTTGGTACACCGTTTCGTCGAACCCCGTGTAGGCGTTCAGGTCGGCACCGAAGCGCACCCCCGCCGATTGCAGGAAATTAACCAGTTCGTTTTTCGGGAAATTTTTGGTACCGTTGAACTCCATGTGTTCCATGAAGTGCGCCAGCCCCTGCTGATTGTCGTTTTCCAGCACCGACCCCGCCCGGATCACCAGCCGCAGTTCTGCTCGATTTTTAGGCTCGGCATTCTTACGGATGTAATACGTCAGGCCATTAGCCAGCTTACCCACTTTTACGTCGGGGTCGAGCGGGATGGGGCTGTTCAGGTTGGGACTTCCGGTCTGTGAAGCAGCAGACTTTGGGACAGGTTTTGTTGATGTCGACTTAGCTTTGGGCGTGGATTGCGCCAGCACCAGCGTTGCGCTGAGTAACAGACTCAGGCATAAGGGAAAACGTACCATTCGGTCGCTTGAATTGGGTTATGGTTCGAAGAACAATAATATCCACAATAACGCTGCGAAACGTGGAATCGTTTAGCCTTTCCAAACTAACAAAATACCAATCACAATAGAGGCTATAACCGACAGCCAGCAGAGGACAATCACCCAGCGCATCGGAATTTCCCACATAGGGGCGTGGAGTAACTGCGTCTCTTCATCAGCCTCCATGACCCCGTATGCGTTTCGGGCACAGAAGTCGTCCCAATCGGTATAGTCAATAAAACTAGCGAGGGTATCCAGCGACGGTTTGGGCGGTACCGCCGACGATTCCCAGAATGCCTGCAACTCCCGAGCATCGACTTGCCGCTGTGTATGACGGGCCACTAGCTCGCTCAGGTACACATAGTCCCGCGCCCGCCAGTGGGACGATTGCTCCCAGCGCAGTATGTGCTCGATCTGCTGCTTAAGGTCATTGGCATGGCGAGTCATACACGTAGGCTACCGATTTTAGACTAACAAACTCCATCATAAACGTCTGGTAGTTCGTTTGGGGTCTCCATGAACGCAAACATAGCCGATAAAATGCATAGAGGGTTCACATAGAGTAACAACAAATTACAATTTAATAACACATTAATACAATCTCATAAAACACTTTCTATATTTGATCAACCTTATTCACAACCAAACTATACTACTTTATGAAAGCAGTCCACCTACTCCTATCCTTGTTAATCCTGACCTTATTAGTTAACTCCTGTAAGAAGGAAGATGCGCAGCCTCAGACACCCCTTCTTCCTAATGGGGATGTAGAGCAGAAGTTTCAAAGCTGGTTTTTCAACTACGATACCCGAAACCCAACAAACCCCAACGGATATGATTTCGGCTTTACCAGCGAAGCAGCCTCATCGCCCCAGTATTCGCTAAAAATCAATTGTAACGCGATAAAAAATGACACGACGTTTTGCTATTACGGCCAGCAGAAGATTGTTACAGACAATATTCCAATTGGCGCAAAACTGACGTTGAAGGCCAAAATCAAGACAGTGCTGGTGGGTAATGGCGTTTCGTTAGCTATTCGGGGAGATAAAAACGGAAAAGCTGCATTCTTTGCGACCACAGAAGGGAAAACCGCCATTACCGGCACAAAGGATTTTACGGAATACTCGGTTGTTCTTGATTCATACCCCGGTAACATTGATAACCTCCAGATTTTCATGGTGTACCTGCCCAAAACAACGGGTTATGTTTATTTTGATGATGTGTCATTGACCGTCAATTAGTACGTTCTGCTCATGGACCTGTTTCGTAAAGCTGGTCCATGAGCAGAACGTACTAACACGGTATGTACTTATTCATCGCTATGTCCCAGCCGCCAATGTCGCCAGTTGTACCGCCTTCATATCCTGCTTCGGTGCGTCGCAGGTGGCACAGGTGTACTCCGCAGGTAGCTGGCTAAAAGGGGTACCGGCCGGGATGCTTTGCCGGGCATTTCCATGCCGGGCACTTCCATGCCGGGCATCGCCGTATTGTTCGTCATAGACAGTAAAGCAATGTGGGCACTGGTATACGGTGGCCTCAATACCCGGCGCAGGCTCTGGTTTTTCAGTTTCGACCCATGTCGTTTCGGTGCGGTCCTGCGACCAGCGGGCATTGAATTTGCGGCACAACCGGTTGAGCTGGTTCGGAACATGCATGCGGAACAACCCTTTCTCAAAAACATGGTAGGTTCGGCTATTCGGGTTAAAATTCTCGGTATAATACAGATCATACACGCTGAACAGAGCCAATTGACCCAATTGTATCAACGGACGTTTCCGGATCAGCACCGAGCCGAACACTTCTGACTTGGCGCGGGTCTGTACGCCGAAGCAAAGCCCAAACGTCCGGGTGTCATTCTTCTCGAAATTCCGAATTACGTAATGCTTCAGCGCCCTTCCTTCGTCGGTATGGTCTTCCGTTTGCCAGGCGAGTTCATTGGCCGCGTGGCGTACGTTGATGTTGTGCTTACCTAATACATACGACCAGGCCGTCCGGTCTTTGGCTTCGATCCCTTTAATAATGAGCGATTTCCAGGGCGTAGCGCATATTTCGCCGATGCGGGTTTTTAGGCATAGGGCGCAGACATCGAGCAGGAAAGCAATCGTAAACTGCTCATCCCGACGATAAAGCCCCAGCCACGACCGTTCGCCATAGCGGTTGAAGCCCTCGTAATACGGCAACGAGAACTCGGGTAGTTCCACCTCCTGCATAGCCGGTTGGGTGATGAAGTGCTGGTTCGCCGTAACCGCTTTGTATAAAGCTTCTTCGCCCTGAAAATCCTGCGCCAGCATGGCCTCTTCAACGGCTTTAGCCAGTCGGCCAATGTCGTTGGTATAAATCAATTGCGGCCACCGGAATAATAGATTGGTCTGTTTCGGACGAACGTACAAATACCAGAAATGCGGTTCCGGCGAGGCAATGAAATTCAGATTACCTGTAAAGAACGGCGTAAAGCTCTGATTGGAATCCGACAGATTGACCTTCAGTCGGGGCTGGTAATCGAACTGGTCGAGCACGGTATGGTACTCACTTTCCCGCAGCCAGGCCCCCGTCCGGAACACATCTTCGCCACAATAGGAACTGATGATGTTTGGATACTGCTCCGTATTCAGTTCATACGAGATCTGGTGTTGTTTGAGGTCTTTTTCCAGAAACCGCATGTCTTCATAATGCACCGTCATGAGCAACTGCTGACGGGCTCCAAAGCGCACTTTCCGAACTTTGGCGTCGTAAGCCAGCCGCAACACGGTTTGCAGCGCCCCCGGCGACACAATCCCGGCGGGCATATTGACTTTCAGGGTATAGTAATCGCGCATTTTTTGAATGAAAAATGAATAATGTACAATGAATAATTTAAGATCGTCTTTGCGTTTTCTTCGTTATACATTTTTCATTGTACATTAACCAGTGTGCCTTCCTTCATCCTCTCCAGAATACTCCGCACTTCCGGCCGGCACGAGCCGCAGCCCGTTCCGGCACCGGTTTTCTGGCATAGTTGCTGGAAATCCCTGCAACCGGCCTGGATGGCCCGCTCCAGATTGCCCTGCCCCACGGTGTTGCAGGAACACACCAGCTTGCCTTCCACGGGGTCGACCTGCTTGCTGGCCCGCAGGAGCTGAAGCCGCTTTTCGGAAAGCTCGGTGCCGTTGGCAATGAGTTCGCGGAACTCGGCAAACTCGTTTTTGTCGCCCACCAGAATCGCTCCGACGAGCTTATCGCCCTGAACGATGCACTTTTTGTAATACCGCTTCGACTTGTCAATAAACACAATCTCTTCGAACTCCGGCCCCGCGTTGGGTGGCACCTCCGTCAGACCCATGCTGCACAGGTGAAGCCCTTCCATCTTCAGAATGCTGATCGACAAACTGCCTTTATACGGCTGCGACACATCGCCCGCGATGAAGCGGGCGGCTGTCTCGGCCTGTTGCTCGGCAGCCAGCGTAATGCCCCACATCTGGCCATTCCACTGCGCCACTTCGCCAGCGGCAAAAATGTCGGGGTCGGAGGTTTGCAGGTAATCGTTCACGACTACGCCCCGGTTGCAGGTCAGACCGGCCTCCCGGGCGAGTTCGATGTTTGGCACCGTTCCAATGGCCATCACCACCACCTGACAATTCAGTTTCTTGCCCGATTTGAGCTGAATACCTTCTACTTTTTCGGTGCCCATGAACGTCTGAACTTCTTCATTGAAGTACACATCGATACCCCGGTCGAGAAGTTCGAGGTAGAGCAGTTCGCTGGCGAGTGGGTCGAGTTGGCGTTCCATGAACCGGCCCACCCGCTGAATGACCGTCACCCGAACGTTGATCTGCCGCAACGATGCCGCCAGTTCTAGCCCGAGCAAGCCACCGCCGACAATGATCGTATGCGGCTCCGAGCCATCGGCTGGCCGATTCAGGAACGGCATCAGCGAGTCGGCGTCGAGCCGCGACCGCATGTTGAAAATCCCCGGCAAACGAGGAATTCCTTTGGGCATGAAGGCATTGCTGCCCGTGCCGAGCAAGAGTTTGTCGTAGCTGTGCTCGACGCCGTTGGTATCGACAACAACTTTGGCGTTCCGGTCGATGTGTGCAATGCCGACCCCTTTATGGACAATGATACGGGCTTCTTCGAACTGGTCTTCACGCAGTTTGACAAGCTGCTCCCAAGAC is a window of Spirosoma linguale DSM 74 DNA encoding:
- a CDS encoding peptidase M16 domain protein (PFAM: peptidase M16 domain protein~KEGG: hypothetical protein) — encoded protein: MVRFPLCLSLLLSATLVLAQSTPKAKSTSTKPVPKSAASQTGSPNLNSPIPLDPDVKVGKLANGLTYYIRKNAEPKNRAELRLVIRAGSVLENDNQQGLAHFMEHMEFNGTKNFPKNELVNFLQSAGVRFGADLNAYTGFDETVYQLPVPTDSVNVFTNAFQILEDWAHNATIDPTEVDKERGVILEERRLGRGAGQRMRDQYFPILLNNSQYAKRLPIGTEQVLTTFKPEVLRQFYKDWYRPDLMAVIAVGDFDMKQVEGIIREKFGRIPAVKSPKPRTEYDIPAHKDTKVVIVTDPEQPNTVVQVIYKRPEIKEKTLGDLRESIKRGLFNTMLGNRIQELTQQANPPFLGGYSNYSDFLGNLDAFTSIAVAKEGNVERAIRAVLDENARVKQFGFTPTELARAKQEFMTNVEQAYSERDKTRSVNYVNEYVQNFTDKEPYTSIEFYYNFLKKEQDGIKLAEVNALVDQFIHNDNRAVIVMAPEKDKAKLPTVEQIIGYVDNAGKGLTAYEDKTLDSPLLATQPTASPVVNEKQIKDIGVTEWTLKNGVRVVLKPTNFKNDQILFSASSQGGTSLYDLKDFQSARFSSTLAAMGGTGAYNQIQLGKFLSGKQVSVFPYVGELNEGVNGSAAPKDLETALQLLYSYFTQPRKDPDVVKGFLSNQRSALQNRINTPTPQGVFQDTVTVTLGNNNPRRQPLKPEDLDNIDLDRALKIYQERFANAGDFTFYFVGNFKEDQLKPLVEKYLGGLPSTGKSEKFNDLGIRAPKGQISKTVYRGLDPKAAVQLVYTGDINWSPETSTQLDALAEVLEIKLIEKLREEESGVYGVSASAAYAKYPVPRYTFRINFGCAPENVEKLIAKTQELINNLKEKGALATDIAKFKAETRRETEVQLKDNQFWLGYLQNQYYNGDAPDEVLHEDEQLAKVTVESTKAAANQYLSSNLIRLVLMPEKKQ
- a CDS encoding Rubredoxin-type Fe(Cys)4 protein (PFAM: Rubredoxin-type Fe(Cys)4 protein~KEGG: rpc:RPC_3765 rubredoxin-type Fe(Cys)4 protein) — encoded protein: MRDYYTLKVNMPAGIVSPGALQTVLRLAYDAKVRKVRFGARQQLLMTVHYEDMRFLEKDLKQHQISYELNTEQYPNIISSYCGEDVFRTGAWLRESEYHTVLDQFDYQPRLKVNLSDSNQSFTPFFTGNLNFIASPEPHFWYLYVRPKQTNLLFRWPQLIYTNDIGRLAKAVEEAMLAQDFQGEEALYKAVTANQHFITQPAMQEVELPEFSLPYYEGFNRYGERSWLGLYRRDEQFTIAFLLDVCALCLKTRIGEICATPWKSLIIKGIEAKDRTAWSYVLGKHNINVRHAANELAWQTEDHTDEGRALKHYVIRNFEKNDTRTFGLCFGVQTRAKSEVFGSVLIRKRPLIQLGQLALFSVYDLYYTENFNPNSRTYHVFEKGLFRMHVPNQLNRLCRKFNARWSQDRTETTWVETEKPEPAPGIEATVYQCPHCFTVYDEQYGDARHGSARHGNARQSIPAGTPFSQLPAEYTCATCDAPKQDMKAVQLATLAAGT